From the genome of Leptospira andrefontaineae, one region includes:
- a CDS encoding glycoside hydrolase family 36 protein — protein MKAILRTRIYEEEQKSHFEFPVGRAETKSDCGNYKFSFKLVKSQGKSTYAPVLEWIAERRPPAGLELLTFEWELPSHGIKEGKIFRHGYQSWSLSAAENLEDADVSPKLGFLQFSQENIYSEHAGEEGNWISEAYVILLPKNEDSKYFVGAISKGEEGVKFKILTSPSSKKTADPFFNGDIRVVYDFFRFEDFKGNKLPLTQIRVSKFTGDEAIFIKNYFAELAKNLKVKLPETQVPTGWCSWYHYYTKISEKIILQNLKELRSKNLGLKVFQIDDGYQAEIGDWLETNDRFPGGMGLLAEAIRSEKLMPGIWLAPFLVRKKSKFFQKFPEAVLKDRDGNPVPALWNPNWGMDYTYSLDVTHPASKEFLATVFKTIVKEYGYKYLKLDFLYSALLPGWTYDRSVSPHTRYADAIKFIRKVVGKDIFILGCGAPMLPSIGLFDAMRISCDVAPFWYREKSRILVKDRNGLCTERALINDITRASMHRTLWLNDPDCLLVRKKKNSMTEAQTKIMASIMSVSGGMLFVSDDLSLVNEDRLELLQKSLTLQSKCRGKTPLPVGLGTEFFPSALYNPSGYLGIWNPSDEKKEISLSLFFPWDKKNSIDYWTGKKPDSLEIDSRKKILKIEMEPWSTVVLYSGKQS, from the coding sequence ATGAAAGCAATTTTGCGAACCCGTATCTACGAAGAAGAACAAAAATCTCATTTTGAGTTCCCGGTAGGAAGAGCCGAGACCAAGAGCGATTGCGGGAATTATAAGTTTTCCTTTAAATTAGTCAAATCCCAAGGTAAATCTACATACGCCCCCGTTTTAGAATGGATCGCGGAAAGAAGACCTCCTGCAGGTTTAGAACTTTTGACCTTCGAGTGGGAACTTCCTTCTCATGGGATCAAAGAAGGCAAAATTTTCAGACATGGATACCAATCTTGGAGTCTCTCCGCTGCGGAAAATTTAGAAGATGCGGATGTTTCTCCTAAATTAGGATTTTTGCAATTCTCCCAGGAAAATATTTATTCTGAACATGCAGGAGAAGAAGGTAACTGGATCTCAGAGGCCTACGTTATCCTTTTACCTAAAAACGAAGACTCCAAATACTTTGTAGGAGCAATTTCCAAAGGAGAAGAAGGAGTTAAGTTTAAAATCCTAACTTCACCTTCTTCCAAAAAAACAGCGGATCCTTTTTTCAACGGAGATATTCGAGTAGTATATGATTTCTTTCGATTCGAGGATTTTAAAGGGAATAAACTACCACTGACACAGATCCGTGTTTCCAAATTTACTGGCGACGAAGCAATCTTTATTAAAAATTATTTCGCGGAACTTGCAAAAAATCTAAAAGTTAAACTTCCAGAGACACAGGTACCTACAGGATGGTGTTCCTGGTATCATTACTATACTAAAATTTCAGAGAAGATCATTCTCCAAAATTTGAAAGAACTCAGATCCAAAAACCTTGGATTAAAAGTTTTCCAAATTGATGACGGTTACCAAGCCGAGATAGGAGACTGGTTAGAAACAAACGATCGTTTTCCAGGCGGAATGGGCTTACTTGCGGAAGCAATTCGTTCCGAAAAATTAATGCCCGGGATCTGGCTTGCTCCTTTCTTAGTTCGCAAAAAATCTAAATTTTTCCAAAAGTTCCCGGAAGCAGTTTTAAAGGACAGAGATGGGAATCCAGTGCCTGCGCTTTGGAATCCGAATTGGGGGATGGATTATACCTATAGTTTGGATGTGACCCACCCTGCCTCCAAAGAATTTTTAGCCACAGTATTCAAAACAATCGTAAAAGAATACGGATACAAATATCTAAAACTGGACTTCTTGTATTCTGCGCTGTTACCTGGTTGGACTTACGATCGAAGTGTATCACCTCATACTCGTTATGCGGACGCAATTAAGTTTATCAGGAAAGTAGTCGGAAAGGATATATTCATCTTAGGTTGTGGGGCACCAATGCTTCCTTCTATAGGATTATTTGATGCGATGAGAATTTCCTGTGATGTGGCACCTTTCTGGTATAGGGAAAAATCCAGGATCTTAGTAAAAGATAGAAACGGACTCTGCACGGAAAGAGCACTTATCAACGATATCACAAGAGCCTCTATGCATAGAACACTTTGGCTGAATGATCCGGATTGTTTGTTAGTTCGCAAAAAGAAAAATAGCATGACCGAAGCCCAGACAAAGATCATGGCAAGTATCATGTCTGTTTCCGGAGGAATGTTATTTGTTTCGGATGATCTTTCTCTAGTAAACGAAGATAGGCTTGAATTATTACAAAAAAGTTTAACACTTCAGTCCAAATGTAGAGGTAAAACTCCTCTCCCGGTCGGACTCGGAACTGAGTTTTTCCCGAGCGCTCTCTACAATCCTTCCGGTTATTTAGGGATTTGGAATCCAAGCGATGAGAAAAAAGAGATCTCCCTTTCCTTATTCTTCCCTTGGGACAAAAAGAACTCTATAGATTATTGGACAGGTAAAAAGCCGGATTCTTTGGAAATAGATTCCCGTAAGAAAATTCTCAAAATTGAAATGGAACCTTGGTCCACAGTGGTCCTATATTCCGGAAAACAAAGTTGA
- a CDS encoding putative lipoprotein → MKFFHKILGAGLLTFSILISQNCFIDSISNSLSKSSDSLQSISNAVVSVVSSVSSSSKDEAAEKKGYKRDVENLTAFYLQTGSTRSSEFESDLAELASKNGVINWKNSESTYVSIGRGLKKAGVSEEGFKSFAANLNFKPEIAKALERGYLSL, encoded by the coding sequence ATGAAATTTTTTCACAAAATTCTGGGAGCAGGTTTACTTACATTCAGTATCCTAATCTCCCAAAATTGTTTTATAGATTCCATATCAAATTCACTTTCTAAATCTTCGGATTCACTACAAAGTATTTCCAACGCAGTGGTCTCCGTAGTTTCTTCCGTTTCCTCTTCTTCCAAAGATGAAGCCGCAGAAAAGAAAGGATACAAAAGAGATGTGGAAAATTTAACCGCTTTCTATCTACAAACTGGATCCACTCGTTCTTCCGAATTCGAATCTGACCTTGCGGAACTCGCTTCTAAAAACGGAGTGATCAACTGGAAAAATTCAGAGAGCACATATGTTTCCATCGGAAGAGGACTCAAGAAAGCAGGAGTCAGCGAAGAAGGTTTTAAAAGTTTTGCTGCAAACTTAAATTTCAAACCGGAAATCGCAAAAGCTCTGGAAAGAGGCTATCTTTCCCTCTAA
- a CDS encoding SpoIIE family protein phosphatase, giving the protein MTSITINPEILIIDDDRDVGEALEILLSKLGYNSTFFDSVEKGKEYFEKESNPIVFLDIHMPKTSGLDVLPYFKNLNPATQVIMMTGERDINNVVTSLTHKASDFLLKPFSLQTVRIAVQRALDYYTLLKEKEARDENILRDLRLASKIQKKILSVPVISPLEVVVDNTPASFVSGDFYVLSKIENKVMVLLGDIEDHGVTSGLIGLLMTSIAREAYKENQDPSHVLKRMNLELAQEIGTHSLTAAVAVIDLGKKTISYARGGHPFPVLYQAAGQKLLNEKSGQLLGIMDALEFESHEIPYESGDVLFLYSDGLLNSLSSPLFKELEDVRKKGLSIEDYQEAIRTFSKVSLPTREFRDDSSYLLLRL; this is encoded by the coding sequence ATGACATCAATTACGATTAACCCTGAAATTCTGATCATTGACGACGATCGGGATGTAGGCGAGGCCTTGGAAATTCTTCTCTCAAAATTAGGTTATAATTCTACTTTTTTCGATTCAGTGGAGAAGGGTAAGGAATATTTCGAAAAAGAATCCAACCCGATCGTCTTCCTAGACATCCATATGCCAAAAACAAGTGGGTTGGACGTCCTACCTTATTTCAAAAATTTGAATCCTGCCACTCAGGTCATCATGATGACCGGAGAAAGGGATATCAATAATGTAGTGACCTCTCTTACTCATAAGGCTTCCGATTTTCTTTTAAAGCCGTTTTCGCTCCAGACAGTCCGCATCGCTGTCCAAAGAGCATTGGATTATTATACTTTGCTAAAGGAGAAGGAAGCGAGGGATGAAAATATCCTGAGAGACCTAAGGCTCGCGTCCAAGATCCAAAAAAAGATACTTTCTGTTCCTGTAATTTCCCCTTTAGAAGTAGTGGTGGATAATACTCCAGCTTCTTTCGTGAGCGGGGATTTTTACGTTCTTTCTAAAATTGAGAACAAGGTAATGGTACTTCTTGGAGATATCGAGGACCATGGAGTAACTTCCGGACTTATCGGGCTTCTTATGACAAGCATCGCAAGAGAAGCTTATAAGGAAAACCAGGACCCTTCTCATGTTCTGAAAAGAATGAACCTGGAACTTGCCCAAGAGATTGGAACTCATAGCTTAACAGCAGCAGTTGCTGTAATAGATTTGGGAAAAAAGACAATCAGTTATGCGAGAGGAGGTCATCCTTTCCCAGTTCTGTACCAAGCTGCCGGACAAAAACTTTTGAATGAAAAATCAGGACAGTTACTAGGTATCATGGATGCTCTGGAATTTGAGTCTCATGAGATCCCATATGAATCCGGAGATGTTTTATTCTTATATAGTGATGGATTATTAAACAGTCTTTCGAGCCCTCTATTCAAAGAGTTAGAAGATGTTCGCAAAAAAGGTCTAAGCATAGAAGATTACCAAGAAGCGATCCGCACTTTCAGTAAGGTAAGTTTGCCTACTAGAGAATTTAGAGACGATTCCAGTTATCTACTTCTGAGACTCTAA
- a CDS encoding histone deacetylase family protein — protein sequence MRQQLERLALVYHPEYNMDLGPHVFPARKYAMIYNQVKEDPKLSSLPALQPAPVGEEELSLVHTPEFISDFMNLRYTDRTMYSELPLNQTMVRSFCLGVGGTILATEMTESYKYVYHIGGGFHHSMPDRAEGFCYLNDAAIATKLYLQKYPERKVLFIDLDLHQGNGNARIFQGDQSVWTFSMHQEELYPKKEKSNLDIPLDHGTNDKTYLARLQEGLEKIRNEFKPDLIYYFAGADPFEDDSLGDLKLTFDGLKARDKMVKTFADSLDIPVVVMPAGGYARNFHDTVRIHFNTIRVFASLI from the coding sequence TTGCGCCAACAGTTAGAACGGCTCGCTCTAGTTTATCATCCGGAATACAATATGGACCTTGGTCCTCACGTATTCCCCGCACGTAAATACGCAATGATATACAATCAAGTCAAGGAAGATCCAAAACTTTCTTCTTTGCCTGCCCTCCAACCGGCCCCGGTCGGAGAGGAAGAATTAAGCCTAGTCCATACTCCCGAATTCATTTCAGATTTTATGAATTTGAGATATACGGATCGGACCATGTATTCCGAACTTCCCCTCAACCAAACTATGGTCAGAAGTTTTTGTCTAGGAGTGGGAGGCACCATTCTCGCGACAGAGATGACCGAAAGTTATAAATATGTGTATCATATCGGTGGTGGGTTTCATCATAGTATGCCTGATCGTGCAGAAGGTTTCTGTTATCTGAACGACGCTGCAATCGCGACGAAACTTTATCTGCAAAAATATCCCGAAAGAAAGGTTTTATTTATAGATCTGGATCTTCACCAAGGAAATGGAAACGCTAGAATTTTCCAAGGAGACCAGTCTGTTTGGACTTTTTCCATGCACCAAGAAGAGTTATATCCTAAAAAAGAGAAGTCCAATCTGGATATACCTTTGGATCACGGGACCAACGACAAAACATATCTTGCCCGTTTACAGGAAGGTTTGGAAAAGATCCGAAATGAATTCAAACCGGATCTGATCTATTATTTCGCAGGTGCGGATCCTTTCGAAGATGATTCTTTAGGCGATCTAAAGCTTACTTTCGATGGGTTGAAGGCAAGGGATAAAATGGTTAAAACTTTCGCGGATTCTTTGGATATTCCTGTAGTCGTTATGCCTGCAGGCGGTTACGCAAGGAATTTCCACGACACAGTTCGTATCCATTTTAATACGATCAGGGTTTTCGCCTCCTTAATTTAA
- the pyk gene encoding pyruvate kinase encodes MFSPEKKTKMVCTIGPSSSDENTITALLRAGMDIARMNFSHGTHEVHKKVFETLRKCESESGVPLGIMADLQGPKIRTGKLRVPQIELEKGNKIRLLPDAEYLGDSEAVGTTYPAMIEDLRSGDKLLVDDGKLVLEVESKSSKEAVLKVIIGGILKSNKGINLPGTPISAPALSEKDLLDLKFALNLGVDYVALSFVRRASDLELAREMMRGTQTGLIAKIERPEAIRNIDEILEAADGIMIARGDLGVEVETERVPVLQKELIYKANRAGKPVITATQMLESMVDNPRPTRAEASDVANAVMDGTDAVMLSGESASGKYPVESAEMMAKILRETENLDRIYEIHWNLKKSELEIERAALGSAAREIAHSINAKAIVNFTRSGYSALITSEMRPKVPILSFTPYLATARKMKLYRGVQPYVMPFMETFFDMIRYMETKLPEDGMLTTGDIVVILSGAPGGEAKSVDFLQIYKIR; translated from the coding sequence ATGTTTAGCCCGGAAAAAAAAACCAAAATGGTCTGCACCATCGGCCCTTCTTCCTCAGATGAAAATACTATCACTGCACTTCTCCGAGCCGGAATGGACATCGCGAGAATGAATTTCTCTCACGGCACTCACGAAGTTCACAAAAAAGTTTTTGAAACTTTGCGAAAATGCGAATCCGAATCCGGCGTTCCTCTAGGTATCATGGCGGATCTACAAGGACCAAAAATCAGAACCGGAAAACTCCGGGTTCCCCAAATCGAGTTGGAAAAGGGAAACAAGATCAGACTTTTACCCGACGCGGAATATCTGGGAGATTCCGAGGCGGTCGGCACTACCTACCCTGCCATGATAGAAGATCTTCGTTCGGGAGACAAACTATTAGTAGATGATGGTAAACTCGTACTAGAAGTTGAATCCAAATCAAGCAAAGAAGCCGTTTTAAAAGTTATAATAGGAGGAATTTTAAAAAGCAACAAAGGAATTAATTTGCCGGGAACTCCTATCTCTGCGCCCGCGCTTTCCGAAAAAGATCTATTAGATCTGAAGTTTGCATTAAATTTAGGGGTGGATTACGTCGCATTAAGTTTCGTAAGACGAGCTTCTGATCTAGAACTAGCTAGAGAAATGATGAGAGGCACCCAAACAGGACTCATCGCCAAAATAGAAAGACCGGAAGCGATCCGTAATATAGATGAAATTTTAGAAGCAGCAGACGGGATCATGATCGCTAGAGGTGACTTAGGGGTCGAAGTGGAAACGGAAAGAGTCCCGGTTTTACAAAAAGAACTCATTTATAAAGCAAACCGTGCAGGCAAACCTGTAATCACCGCCACTCAAATGTTGGAATCCATGGTGGACAATCCAAGACCGACCAGAGCGGAAGCAAGTGATGTTGCAAACGCAGTTATGGACGGAACAGATGCAGTGATGTTATCCGGAGAATCCGCGAGTGGAAAATACCCGGTAGAATCCGCAGAGATGATGGCTAAGATACTAAGAGAAACGGAAAACTTAGATCGAATTTACGAGATCCATTGGAATTTAAAAAAGTCAGAATTAGAAATAGAAAGAGCAGCACTCGGTTCTGCTGCGAGAGAGATCGCTCATAGTATCAATGCAAAAGCAATCGTGAATTTTACAAGAAGTGGATATTCTGCACTAATTACTTCAGAGATGAGACCTAAGGTTCCTATTCTCTCCTTCACTCCTTACTTGGCCACAGCAAGAAAGATGAAATTATATCGCGGAGTCCAACCTTATGTAATGCCATTCATGGAAACTTTTTTTGATATGATCCGCTACATGGAAACGAAACTTCCGGAAGATGGAATGCTGACTACAGGAGATATAGTTGTGATCCTTTCTGGAGCGCCGGGTGGAGAAGCTAAATCGGTAGACTTTTTACAAATTTATAAAATAAGATAA